Genomic segment of Bubalus kerabau isolate K-KA32 ecotype Philippines breed swamp buffalo chromosome 6, PCC_UOA_SB_1v2, whole genome shotgun sequence:
actagtacagccactatggagaacagtgtggagattccttaaaaaactggaaatagaactgccatacaacccagcaatcccactgctgggcatacacactgaggaaatcagaattgaaagagacacatgtaccccaatgttcatcgccacactgtttacaatagctaggacatggaagcaacctagacgtccattggcagacaaatggataagaaagctgtggtacgtatacacaatggagaattactcagccattaaaaagaatgcatttgaatcaattctaatgaagtggatgaaactggagcctattatacagagtgaagaaagtcagaaagaaaaacaccaatatagtatactaatgcatatatatggaatttagaaagatggtagtgatgaccctatatgacaacaaaagagacacagatgtaaagaacagtcttttggactctgtgggagaaggcaagggtgggatgatttgagagggtagcgttgaaatgtgtatattatcatatgtgaagtggattgctggtccaggttcgatgtatgagacagggtgctcagggctggtgcactgggatgaccctgggggatgcgatggggagggaggtgggaggggggttctggatggggaacacatgtgtgcccatggttgattcatgtcaatgtatcacaaaacccactacaatattgtaaagtaattagcctccaattaaaataaattaattaattttaaaaaatgtcttctgAGCTTGACTATTTATAAGGGCTCTCTCTGAACCTCATAGCCTTTCCACAGTTCAAGttcttgaaaaacatttttcagaTTCTGTGAAAGTCTTATGTGATTAATGCCAGTTAGGTTTAAACATTAGACTTTTTACTCATTAATCAAATATCTATATTCAATATACAGATTCAGAGGGAATGTTATAATCCTGCAGCTTTAAGTGTTCATGTCATCAAGCAATATGAGAATCCGAAGACCCAGATTAATATTTGGAGCTCATCCTAATATCAACTTCAGATATTAAGGTAAGAATAATTTGGATTCCTGACTTTGCCTATAAATGTACAACTACTGTGTCCTCGTCGGTGGAGCATGGGTTTGGGTACTAATCCATCTGCACTGCCTTAGCATCCCCTCAGACACTGTCAGCCTGTAGGTATTTACATGATGCCCACGTTAATGCAACCAGTGACTGTGGGATATAGCAAAGACAACTGACCCTGCTGACAATGGTTTTCACCCAGTGGCAAATTCTCTATCCAGAATTTGGatagagagaaatggaaaatacagGATTAGTCATCCTTCTGAGGTCAGGTCTGCAGGGGACTAGGTCTGTCACTTCACACAGCTCTTGAAACCAAACTCATATGAAAGAGTacttaagaaaggaaaagaaaaacaaaacacttacTAAGCAAATTTACTGGAAAACAGTGTTTCCATATTGAAGGTTTAGGTTAAAATTTAAGATGATTCCTCTCAATGAAATCCCTTCACATTCTACCACTATTTCTAAAATCTTTCATAATTATACTAGTTTTTCATGACATCAAAAGCCCAAACAGCACAAGTTGCTGAAAAATGTCTCAAATTACCTGAAAGACTACAAAGGATTTAGACTTCTACATGTAAAATGATCATGGCCTCTTATCTAAGCTTTTGGAGTATAGCTTTCATAAGTCAGTAGGCCCACCAGAGTAATTAAATAGATTAGAATATACTGTTTACTGAGTTTTGGTGAAGTTTTATCTTGTGCATTTGAATGACAGGATAAAGTACTATATTGCAAATTTCACATATTCCTTACTATTCCCCTCTGCTCTAGTCTTGTTTCAGCCTTTGGAAGTAGGTGTCTCCAGTACACTGATGCCATGTGTTACTTCAGGAGCTGATAACACTACTCTGTAGCTTTCCcatattcattttctattaataGGCTAAGATGAACCTTATGGCCCTCTGTTAAAAGAGTCTACTTAAGACTGGCTTTCATTAGTAACTCATGTCCCTGTTCTTCATTTTACCACTCTGCCCTTTCATGTGGAAATCATCCTTCATATGAGCTGGAAATGCTCTTTCACTCCCCTTTTCTTCTGAAGCCCTTACGCTCTCTAATGCATGAATGGGTAGGATATGGATGAAATAGTACTCAAATGTATACAAGGTGTTGTGAAATAtgtcaatattttattagttttattccAGGTAAATACATTTAACCAAGTTGCACATTACATTACTATTAAAATTAGATGGAAAATCCCACCACATAGGACTTCTGAGGTTTGGTACAGTAGTTTGTTTTGATGGCCTCATGTATACAATCACTATAGTCAGTATTACACTTGCCACACTTACAGCTTATAGCTACCGGGTAGGAGAAATAAGGAGTAACATGGCGTGGGCATCCTGGTATTTCTGCAGTCTTGTACATGAAATCTCTGTATGTACAGACATCCTGAGACAGGGCATATTTGGGAAGAAACAGCTTGCCGTTGACATCCTGaggaaagaatttaaaaggaGCATAATGCAATAGGACTTTAGAAAATAGATAGTAATGGAAacagataaaaattaattaacataTTATTTTGTCATAAATAGGACTCGAGGAGGATTCTTTAGTTCCATTTCCCAATGCCAACTTAATATATCCACACTAAATGCCATTGAGATAAAAGTGACACTCCCTCTCTTTCATCTTATATCATGCGACCACTAtgccatttaaataaattttggaaaaagCTGTTACAAACAGTTATCTGTGTCCACTGTGCTGAGTACACACTGTAACCTGTGCACTCTACCTCTACAGAGCCAACAAGCATTAGATTTTGGAAATGAGGTTGTGGtttatctcattttctttctggatAGAAAAGGACTGGGTCTAGGTTTATCTAATTTTCAGCTAAAAGAACTGAAATGCACTACATACCCGTGTCATACAATATCCAGCACAGATGGTGGTGTTGATGGTTAGGCAGTAAGCACATTCTTTCCTTTCGACATGCATCATATACTCAGTTGGAATACAAAAAGACATTGCTTGTCCACATGCAAGGCCAAAAATCACAGACATCAGGAAGATAGCAGTCATGCTAAATCAAAGATAAGATTAAGATATTACATGTATCCTTTAGAACATTCAGAAGGGACATTTGGAAAGTGctataatgtgtatgtgtgtgtgtataaatatatgtatgtattgaaTACCCTACTTTGTCTTAGACCCTATATTAGTGTTTTTGAATAGTTAATTTTCTCAATAACCTTTCTGTGCACACTTAGATGTGGCTATGATCCATGTACCCCATCATGACAAAGCTCACAGAATGAAAGTCCTGCTTGCAAGTGCCACTTAGATCCAGTGAAATGGCGAGCCTGAAACACTACAACAGAAAAGTAGCAGGGACATGTAGTCAACTAAGTACAAAATAATTCATTCATTGGAAACAATCAAAATACCTGCCTTTATCATTATAAGAAGTGAGTTAATAGGCTTCAGTAAGGGCGTTCCCAGAAACgtgcttttctaaaaattttggtTCAATAGCTTAAAAGGCCAACAAATTGGTCATAATAAGAAAGGGCAAAGAAATCAAGGAAGTGAACGATCAAACTTGAGTATCAGCTCAAGGCAAATAATCTTGTGTATGATTCTACCCAATGTCTGTCAAGAAAGACAAGGCTAGAGAAAGTCCAAAAATGGTCAATTAAAATTACACTGGTGTTACAGGGCTAAACCCAGCAATCTAAAAACCCCTCTTCTCAACCCTTGGGATATTCCTTTAAAGTTGAAAGAAATAgagttggaaaaataaaattattttacttgaaGTTGTATGGAACTCATTATCTTAAAAAGATTATGGAGGCAAAAAATATAGGTTGACACAATGAGAGTAACACAATCAAGGATGACAGGCCCACTGTAGGTTAGCCAGGAAAGTAAAATAAGTTTTGGCTGCATGGAAGACATCAGAGGATTCTCAACCTCTGCAACTTAATTGCCTCTTTTAAAATCATTCATAAATGATTCATTGAGCACCTAAACAAAGAGGTATGATTTCAGGCCCTAAATAATGAGAGCCCCCTGATGAAGAGTGTGTTCACTATCAACTGGTCATTGTAATGAGCTGGATAATGTTATGACAGTTTTGCcactgacaggggataatcaagttTGAG
This window contains:
- the TSHB gene encoding thyrotropin subunit beta — protein: MNQELLVWVITTSAHQCKLSMTAIFLMSVIFGLACGQAMSFCIPTEYMMHVERKECAYCLTINTTICAGYCMTRDVNGKLFLPKYALSQDVCTYRDFMYKTAEIPGCPRHVTPYFSYPVAISCKCGKCNTDYSDCIHEAIKTNYCTKPQKSYVVGFSI